A part of Helicobacter himalayensis genomic DNA contains:
- a CDS encoding phosphate/phosphite/phosphonate ABC transporter substrate-binding protein — MKTLLLGAVAYDPKVVPIWDIIRDYSNEWGLKLDYVLFSNYERQVQSFLAGHIDIAWNTNVAWIRTLHKTQGKAKALIMRDTDKNFTTKFITRKGNGIKDLQDLKGKRFGLGSLDSAQAAILGLYYLQQAKIAPNIVEFNSPDACGRGTNESKSAKSDNSSLSIVRFNSDLGKHGDTGRSEFDVLDAIKRGELDAGSIGSSTWIRILSEGSYPEIESFWSTPGYCHCNFSVLPSLESSAQEAFCEMLLSQNKKKSEPLIAKMMQMEGLNEWIRVGEAELRDYDVLQKAMEEQNLL, encoded by the coding sequence ATGAAAACACTACTTCTAGGAGCTGTGGCATACGATCCAAAGGTCGTGCCCATTTGGGATATTATCCGCGATTATAGCAATGAGTGGGGGTTAAAGCTTGATTATGTGCTCTTTAGCAATTATGAGCGTCAAGTACAATCCTTTCTTGCAGGGCATATTGATATTGCATGGAATACGAATGTCGCGTGGATTCGGACATTGCACAAAACGCAAGGCAAGGCAAAAGCACTCATTATGCGCGATACAGACAAAAATTTCACAACAAAATTTATAACACGCAAGGGAAACGGGATTAAGGATTTGCAGGATTTGAAGGGCAAACGCTTTGGGCTTGGAAGCTTAGATTCTGCACAGGCGGCGATTTTGGGCTTGTATTATTTACAGCAAGCAAAGATTGCGCCAAATATTGTGGAGTTTAATTCCCCAGATGCGTGTGGGCGTGGCACAAATGAAAGTAAAAGCGCAAAAAGCGATAACTCAAGCCTTTCTATCGTGCGTTTTAATAGCGATTTAGGCAAGCACGGCGATACAGGTAGAAGTGAATTTGATGTGCTTGATGCGATAAAAAGAGGCGAACTAGATGCTGGCAGTATTGGTTCAAGCACTTGGATTAGGATTTTGAGCGAGGGAAGCTATCCAGAGATTGAGAGTTTTTGGAGCACGCCGGGATATTGCCATTGCAATTTTAGTGTTTTGCCAAGTTTGGAATCTAGCGCGCAAGAGGCATTTTGTGAAATGCTACTAAGCCAAAATAAGAAAAAAAGCGAGCCATTGATTGCAAAAATGATGCAAATGGAAGGTTTAAATGAGTGGATACGCGTAGGAGAGGCGGAATTGCGCGATTATGATGTGCTGCAAAAAGCAATGGAAGAACAAAATTTGTTATAA